In one Populus nigra chromosome 12, ddPopNigr1.1, whole genome shotgun sequence genomic region, the following are encoded:
- the LOC133669360 gene encoding uncharacterized protein LOC133669360, translating into MDREGGSKGGSCYYTILGIRRDASFSDIRSAYRKLAMKWHPDKWAQNQSPGIGGEAKRRFQRVQEAYSVLSDQFKRSMYDAGLYDPLEEEDEEFCDFMQEMISMMNNVKDEGDSFEDLQKMFMEMVGGNGMGFDFNDELTSTKMARVNASKGNAAKRSSSRG; encoded by the exons ATGGATAGAGAAGGAGGATCCAAAGGCGGATCTTGCTACTACACGATTCTTGGTATTCGTAGGGATGCCTCCTTCTCTGATATCCGTTCTGCTTACAGAAAACTAGCCATG AAATGGCATCCTGATAAGTGGGCTCAAAATCAAAGTCCTGGGATCGGCGGAGAAGCCAAACGGCGGTTCCAGCGAGTTCAAGAGGCTTATTCCG TTTTATCCGATCAATTTAAGAGGTCAATGTACGATGCTGGGCTTTACGATCCTCTGGAGGAAGAAGACGAG gaattttgtgattttatgcAAGAGATGATCTCCATGATGAACAATGTGAAAGATGAG GGAGATAGTTTTGAAGATCTGCAGAAGATGTTTATGGAAATGGTTGGTGGGAATGGCATGGGCTTTGACTTCAATGATGAGCTGACGAGTACGAAGATGGCACGTGTCAATGCATCAAAAGGTAATGCAGCGAAGCGCAGCAGCTCTCGCGGTTGA